A genome region from Neoarius graeffei isolate fNeoGra1 chromosome 21, fNeoGra1.pri, whole genome shotgun sequence includes the following:
- the LOC132870073 gene encoding islet amyloid polypeptide: MYHLKLPALLLLLFVLLQCVTMAPNNRFSISSTEQVDEMLDGKRWTAPGLPINPFLQLAGLRPERGLNTVNSLQHHIEKRKCNTATCMTQRLADFLIRSSNTIGTVYIPTNIDANTYGKRDMFQSPNSLSL; encoded by the exons ATGTATCATCTAAAATTGCCTGCCCTGCTTCTTCTGCTATTTGTGCTGCTGCAGTGTGTGACCATGGCACCAAACAACAG GTTTTCCATCTCCTCCACTGAACAGGTGGATGAAATGTTGGATGGGAAAAGATGGACGGCCCCGGGCTTGCCGATTAACCCTTTCCTCCAATTGGCAGGGTTGCGACCCGAGAGGGGACTCAACACAGTCAACAG CTTGCAGCACCACATAGAGAAGAGAAAATGCAACACGGCCACGTGTATGACCCAGAGGCTGGCTGACTTCCTCATTCGTTCCAGTAACACCATTGGGACTGTCTACATCCCCACTAACATCGATGCAAACACCTATGGCAAGAGGGACATGTTCCAATCACCAAACTCACTGTCTCTTTAG